A DNA window from Enterobacter cloacae subsp. cloacae ATCC 13047 contains the following coding sequences:
- a CDS encoding ClpP-like prohead protease/major capsid protein fusion protein, whose translation MKGWYTIKAASSGNSADISIYEEIGGWGITAQQFSEDLKTLGDISHINLHIHSPGGDVFDGIAIYNLLNKHPAKVTVQIDGLAASMASVIAMAGDRIVMPENALMMIHKPWGISGGNANDMRDYAELLDKVESVLIPAYARKTGKSAESLAEMLEDETWMDGRECVAQGFADELLPAVSAMACIESKRIEDFEHMPKDIKGMITSPKGSTNNAVPEQNRINGIKDLFAMFGGKHDALKMQCLEDVDCTPEKAKDMLLASLGKIATPSNKTTDAHIYAGNGNITGDAIRQGLFARLGHERAERGNPYAMMSLFEMAQASLVDRGISVSGFGNRSQIVNLAFTHSTSDFAHILAGGAEKSVLTGWQSSGETFQQWTKTGSLSNFHEAKRVGLNGFSELAKVPEGAEYKYVTTSDSGVPIALATYGNIFSITRQAIINDDLSQLSTIPQAMGRAAARTVGNLVYLQLTANSKFTDGKALFHADHKNLIAKGMDTDGLNEARKAMRLQQDANGDPINVIPAYILVPAALEGLANRAVLSSSSLFPVDQSGSMNQNPGIINVVKDMAQVVVEPRLDKANNKEWYVTAAQGTDTIEVAYLDGMDVPYLEQQEGFTVDGIAWKVRIDAGVAALDYRGMVKSSGAA comes from the coding sequence ATGAAAGGCTGGTACACCATTAAAGCCGCCAGCAGCGGTAACAGTGCTGATATCAGCATTTACGAGGAGATCGGTGGGTGGGGTATCACTGCCCAGCAGTTTTCCGAGGATCTGAAAACTCTGGGCGATATCTCACATATTAACCTTCACATTCACTCCCCAGGTGGCGATGTCTTCGACGGCATCGCTATCTATAACCTCCTGAATAAACATCCGGCAAAAGTCACCGTGCAGATCGACGGTCTGGCCGCTTCTATGGCGTCAGTTATTGCAATGGCTGGCGACCGTATCGTTATGCCTGAAAACGCGCTCATGATGATTCACAAACCGTGGGGAATCTCTGGTGGGAACGCCAACGACATGCGCGACTATGCCGAACTTCTGGATAAAGTCGAAAGTGTCTTGATCCCGGCATATGCACGCAAAACGGGTAAATCAGCCGAATCACTGGCGGAAATGCTGGAGGATGAAACATGGATGGATGGCCGTGAATGTGTGGCGCAGGGTTTTGCTGACGAATTGTTACCCGCTGTCAGTGCAATGGCCTGTATTGAGTCAAAACGAATTGAGGATTTTGAGCATATGCCAAAAGATATTAAAGGGATGATCACCAGTCCCAAAGGCTCCACAAATAATGCGGTACCGGAACAAAATCGCATCAATGGAATTAAAGACCTGTTTGCTATGTTCGGCGGAAAACATGATGCCCTGAAAATGCAGTGTCTGGAGGATGTGGACTGCACACCGGAAAAAGCGAAAGACATGCTCCTGGCATCTTTGGGTAAGATTGCGACACCGTCGAACAAAACCACGGATGCTCACATATATGCAGGTAATGGCAACATTACCGGTGATGCTATCCGCCAGGGGCTTTTTGCCCGTCTGGGCCACGAACGCGCCGAACGGGGAAACCCTTATGCCATGATGAGCCTGTTTGAAATGGCGCAGGCATCGCTGGTGGATCGAGGTATCAGCGTCAGTGGTTTCGGTAACCGCTCGCAGATTGTGAATCTGGCCTTCACTCACAGCACCAGTGATTTCGCTCATATCCTTGCTGGTGGCGCTGAAAAGTCCGTGCTGACTGGCTGGCAGAGCAGCGGTGAAACTTTCCAGCAGTGGACGAAAACCGGTTCTCTATCCAACTTCCATGAAGCCAAGCGTGTGGGACTGAACGGCTTCTCTGAACTTGCTAAGGTTCCGGAAGGTGCGGAGTATAAATACGTCACAACCAGCGACAGTGGTGTGCCGATCGCCCTGGCTACCTATGGCAATATCTTCTCCATTACTCGTCAGGCAATCATCAACGATGATTTGAGCCAACTTTCAACTATCCCACAGGCGATGGGGCGTGCTGCCGCGCGTACGGTCGGCAATCTGGTCTATCTACAGCTGACTGCCAACAGTAAATTCACGGATGGCAAAGCACTGTTCCATGCAGATCATAAAAACCTCATCGCTAAAGGGATGGATACAGACGGACTCAATGAAGCCCGGAAGGCCATGCGCCTGCAGCAGGATGCGAACGGCGACCCTATCAACGTCATTCCTGCCTATATTCTCGTACCGGCGGCGTTGGAAGGGCTGGCAAATCGCGCCGTGCTGTCCTCCTCCTCACTGTTCCCTGTAGACCAGAGTGGCTCGATGAATCAAAACCCCGGCATTATTAACGTCGTGAAGGATATGGCGCAGGTAGTGGTTGAGCCGCGTCTGGACAAGGCCAATAACAAAGAGTGGTACGTCACTGCAGCGCAAGGAACCGACACCATCGAGGTGGCTTATCTGGATGGAATGGATGTGCCATATCTGGAGCAGCAGGAGGGCTTCACCGTGGACGGTATTGCATGGAAGGTGCGTATCGATGCTGGCGTGGCGGCGCTGGATTATCGGGGCATGGTGAAGTCGAGCGGGGCGGCATGA
- a CDS encoding DUF1441 family protein, whose protein sequence is MRQIQLTITELAGVTGMHRQTVSKRLQDIQPAPGSSCKRKLYDLKSALSAIYSTGGSQNAEH, encoded by the coding sequence ATGAGACAAATACAGTTAACGATTACCGAACTGGCTGGCGTGACGGGGATGCACCGTCAGACTGTATCAAAGCGCTTGCAAGATATTCAACCGGCACCAGGCAGCAGTTGTAAGAGAAAGCTATACGACTTGAAATCAGCCTTATCGGCAATCTATTCCACCGGGGGAAGCCAGAATGCAGAACACTGA
- a CDS encoding IS3 family transposase (programmed frameshift), translated as MTGILLGQEVRKRKTPQEKIAIIQQTMEPGMNVSHVARLHGIQPSLLFKWKKQYQEGSLTAVAAGEEVVPASELTAALKQVRELQRLLGKKTMEVEILKEAVEYGQSPKMDSARALVAKGRGIAMVSRTMGVSRAQLSLRINRSADWQDRRCNRRNEEADAEILSAILNIISDMPSYGYRRVWGILRKQRRTEGQPPVNAKRLYRIMSEHNLLLLHHKPERPKREHKGKIAVAESDMRWCSDGFEFGCDNGEKLRVTFALDCCDREAIDWAASTGGYDSSTVQDVMLRSVEKRFGDRLPDTAVQWLTDNGSAYTAHETRRFAKELNLEPCTTAVSSPQSNGMAERFVKTMKEDYIAFMPKPDVRTALRNLAAAFTHYNENHPHSALGYHSPREYRRQRASLT; from the exons ATGACCGGGATCCTGTTAGGGCAAGAAGTCCGTAAACGTAAAACTCCTCAGGAGAAGATCGCCATTATCCAGCAGACGATGGAGCCGGGTATGAATGTCTCCCATGTCGCCCGCCTGCATGGTATCCAGCCCAGCCTGCTGTTTAAGTGGAAGAAGCAATATCAGGAAGGCAGCCTCACCGCCGTTGCGGCTGGAGAGGAAGTCGTTCCTGCTTCTGAGCTTACTGCTGCTCTGAAGCAGGTCCGGGAGCTTCAGCGCCTTCTGGGCAAGAAGACGATGGAAGTTGAGATCCTGAAAGAAGCCGTGGAGTACGGTCAGTCGC CGAAAATGGATAGCGCACGCGCCCTTGTTGCCAAAGGACGGGGAATAGCCATGGTCAGCCGGACCATGGGCGTGTCGCGTGCGCAACTGTCACTGCGGATTAACCGTTCTGCCGACTGGCAGGACAGGCGCTGTAACCGGCGTAATGAAGAAGCAGACGCAGAAATACTGTCGGCTATCCTCAACATTATCAGCGATATGCCGAGTTATGGTTATCGACGCGTGTGGGGCATCCTGCGCAAGCAACGTCGCACAGAGGGACAGCCACCTGTGAATGCCAAACGGCTTTACAGGATAATGAGCGAGCATAACCTGTTGTTGTTGCATCACAAACCAGAGCGACCGAAGCGTGAACATAAGGGCAAGATAGCGGTGGCAGAAAGCGATATGCGCTGGTGTTCAGATGGCTTCGAGTTCGGCTGCGACAACGGCGAAAAACTGCGGGTAACGTTCGCGCTGGACTGCTGCGACCGTGAGGCCATAGACTGGGCAGCAAGCACGGGAGGCTATGACAGTTCGACCGTGCAGGATGTGATGCTGAGGTCGGTGGAAAAGCGCTTCGGCGACAGGCTGCCCGACACAGCGGTGCAGTGGCTGACGGACAACGGTTCAGCATATACCGCGCATGAAACGCGGAGGTTCGCCAAAGAGCTGAATCTGGAGCCATGTACAACAGCGGTGAGCAGCCCGCAGAGCAATGGCATGGCCGAACGGTTCGTGAAGACGATGAAGGAAGACTATATCGCGTTCATGCCGAAACCGGATGTGAGAACAGCCCTGCGAAACCTTGCAGCGGCGTTCACGCATTACAATGAAAATCACCCGCATAGTGCGCTGGGATATCACTCTCCGAGAGAATACCGGCGGCAGCGGGCATCGTTAACTTAA
- a CDS encoding tail assembly protein, with translation MEIQLLSGVSGGYISKLFGKIHQRVIRDTREAVRALNATIPGFEKYLNSSKSRGLTYAVYVGERNIGEQDLNFPNVGREIRIVPVVIGSKKAGLVQTILGAVLVIASIWMPGLSIAASNMMFAAGASMTLGGVVQMLSPQATGLASKQSSDNQASYAFGGVTNTAAQGYPVPLLYGKRRIGGAIISAGIYVEEQF, from the coding sequence CTGGAGATACAGCTACTGTCTGGTGTTTCAGGGGGCTACATCAGTAAGCTGTTTGGCAAAATACATCAACGTGTTATCAGGGATACAAGAGAAGCTGTCAGGGCCTTGAATGCCACCATCCCTGGATTCGAAAAATATCTGAACAGTAGTAAATCCAGAGGGCTAACCTACGCGGTTTATGTCGGTGAGCGGAACATTGGCGAACAGGATCTCAATTTCCCTAATGTGGGCAGAGAAATTCGTATTGTGCCCGTAGTGATTGGGAGCAAGAAGGCGGGTTTAGTACAGACAATTCTGGGCGCGGTGCTGGTGATTGCATCTATCTGGATGCCAGGACTGAGCATAGCTGCCAGCAATATGATGTTTGCTGCTGGCGCATCAATGACTTTAGGGGGCGTCGTTCAAATGTTATCCCCGCAGGCAACTGGGTTGGCGAGTAAGCAGTCCTCAGATAACCAGGCAAGCTATGCTTTTGGTGGGGTAACAAATACGGCTGCACAAGGTTATCCAGTTCCACTACTTTACGGTAAGCGTAGAATTGGCGGTGCAATTATATCAGCTGGCATTTATGTTGAGGAACAGTTCTGA